The Candidatus Methanoperedens sp. genome includes a region encoding these proteins:
- the mcrD gene encoding methyl-coenzyme M reductase operon protein D, translated as MVKTASVTDKPIQVKVFPKRLLLPETAERALNEIDQVKGVIRMLINGKNLPRKVTSGPGTGTDVNHPERKIIHVGECALELHIIVGEILVEVEDESAVEGVRKACERAFPFSFEFKRGHFMKRKPTLTDYGKYGFRSRTDESINLEDERLLGLIDPHANAESNLCVIDTEEKP; from the coding sequence ATGGTAAAAACTGCTTCAGTCACGGATAAACCCATCCAGGTAAAGGTATTTCCAAAACGATTATTACTGCCAGAGACCGCTGAGAGAGCCTTGAATGAGATCGATCAGGTCAAGGGTGTAATAAGAATGCTCATAAATGGCAAAAATCTGCCAAGAAAGGTCACAAGTGGACCCGGTACAGGTACAGACGTAAACCATCCCGAAAGGAAAATAATCCATGTAGGGGAATGTGCATTGGAATTGCATATTATAGTGGGAGAGATATTAGTCGAAGTTGAAGATGAAAGTGCTGTAGAGGGGGTCAGAAAAGCGTGTGAGCGAGCGTTTCCCTTCTCGTTTGAATTCAAGCGCGGGCACTTCATGAAGAGGAAACCGACTTTGACTGATTACGGCAAGTATGGGTTCAGGAGCAGGACTGACGAGAGTATCAATCTTGAGGATGAACGCTTACTGGGCTTGATAGACCCACATGCAAATGCGGAAAGCAATCTTTGTGTAATTGACACAGAGGAAAAACCTTGA
- the mcrG gene encoding coenzyme-B sulfoethylthiotransferase subunit gamma: MAYKPQYYPGNTSVAKNRRKHMSDDVEKLRDISDEDLTALLGHRAPGSDYPSTHPPLAEMGEPDDPVREVVEPTPGAAAGDRVRYSQFSDSMYNAPSTPYWRSYHAAINFRGVDPGTLSGRQVNEMRERDLEEYTKRQAETEMTDWGLAGLRGCTVHGHSLRLQEDGVMFDMLDRRRLEGGVMVMDKDQVGVPIDRKVNLGKPMSESEAAKRTTIYRVDNVPFRSDKEVVEHVQRVWELRTKYGFQPKA, translated from the coding sequence ATGGCTTATAAACCACAATACTACCCAGGCAATACCTCAGTTGCAAAGAATAGAAGAAAACACATGTCAGATGATGTTGAGAAACTGCGCGATATATCAGATGAGGACTTAACCGCACTTCTCGGACACAGAGCGCCCGGCTCGGACTATCCAAGCACCCATCCACCACTTGCGGAAATGGGAGAGCCGGATGATCCAGTAAGAGAGGTTGTTGAACCAACCCCAGGTGCAGCAGCAGGCGACAGGGTCAGATACTCACAGTTCTCTGACTCGATGTACAATGCGCCATCAACCCCATACTGGAGATCGTATCATGCAGCGATCAACTTCAGAGGAGTTGACCCAGGTACCCTGTCAGGCAGACAGGTCAATGAAATGAGAGAGAGAGATCTTGAAGAGTATACCAAGAGACAGGCAGAGACCGAAATGACTGACTGGGGTCTTGCAGGTCTAAGAGGCTGTACAGTTCACGGACACTCCCTCAGACTTCAGGAAGACGGCGTAATGTTCGATATGCTGGACAGGCGCAGACTCGAAGGCGGCGTAATGGTAATGGACAAGGACCAGGTCGGCGTACCAATTGACAGGAAGGTCAACCTTGGGAAACCAATGAGCGAGTCCGAAGCTGCCAAGAGAACCACCATATATAGAGTGGACAATGTACCCTTCAGAAGCGACAAAGAAGTCGTCGAACATGTGCAGAGAGTCTGGGAGTTAAGAACCAAATATGGCTTCCAGCCAAAGGCGTGA
- the mcrA gene encoding coenzyme-B sulfoethylthiotransferase subunit alpha: MADPKFKKAMETKYAKEWGSNKCGSTAKNKITDKKTKYLRLGYTQNPRKVEMTKCGAAITKKRGLQAYDPKLHLAGIPMGQRQLTPYTISGTDIVCDGDDLHFVNNAAMQQEWDDIRRTCVVGLDLAHETLEKRLGKEVTPETINYYLEVLNHAMPGAAIVQEHMVETHPALVDDCYVKVFTGDESLQDEIDKQFVINIDNEFPANQAKQVKAAMGKTSWQAVHIPTIVTRTEDGPGTSRWMAMQVGMTFISAYHMCAGEAAVGELAFTAKHAGLVEMGDMIPARRARGPNEPGGLSFGHMADIVQTNRKTPEDPVNVVLQVASAATMLYDQIWLGGYMSGGVGFTMYATPAYTNDILDDYCYWGKEYADKKYGGPRKAKATIEVVKDIGTEVTLYGIESYEKYPTTLEDHFGGSQRATVLALAAGTTAAAATGHSNAGLSAWYLSMYLHKEAWGRLGFYGYDLQDQCGATNVFSIGSDEGCIGECRGANYPNYAMNVGHQGGYTAVVAAAHAGTDAFVVNPLVKTCFADDLVNFDFADPRGAFGKAALREWDRCAGERAFVIPAK; the protein is encoded by the coding sequence ATGGCAGATCCAAAATTTAAGAAAGCAATGGAAACAAAGTACGCAAAAGAATGGGGATCCAACAAGTGCGGCTCCACTGCAAAGAACAAAATAACAGATAAGAAGACCAAATACCTCAGATTGGGATATACACAGAACCCAAGAAAGGTAGAAATGACAAAGTGCGGAGCGGCAATCACCAAGAAGAGAGGATTACAGGCATATGATCCAAAGTTGCATCTTGCCGGTATCCCAATGGGTCAGAGACAGTTGACCCCGTATACAATATCTGGAACAGATATCGTATGCGATGGTGACGATCTACACTTCGTCAACAATGCTGCAATGCAGCAGGAATGGGACGATATCAGGAGAACATGTGTGGTAGGACTTGACCTCGCACATGAGACTCTTGAGAAGAGATTGGGCAAAGAAGTTACCCCCGAGACCATCAACTACTACCTCGAAGTCTTAAACCATGCAATGCCTGGCGCAGCAATCGTTCAGGAACACATGGTCGAGACACACCCGGCACTGGTTGATGACTGCTATGTGAAAGTATTCACAGGCGACGAATCCCTCCAGGATGAAATCGACAAGCAGTTCGTTATCAATATCGACAACGAATTCCCGGCAAACCAGGCAAAACAAGTTAAGGCAGCAATGGGCAAGACCTCCTGGCAGGCAGTGCACATCCCGACCATAGTCACAAGGACTGAGGACGGACCAGGCACAAGCCGCTGGATGGCAATGCAGGTCGGTATGACCTTTATCAGCGCATATCATATGTGCGCCGGTGAAGCAGCAGTCGGTGAACTTGCATTCACAGCAAAGCACGCTGGACTTGTTGAAATGGGTGATATGATCCCGGCCCGCAGAGCCAGGGGACCAAATGAGCCCGGAGGATTATCCTTCGGTCATATGGCAGATATCGTTCAGACCAACAGGAAAACACCAGAGGACCCGGTAAATGTTGTCTTACAGGTAGCAAGCGCAGCAACCATGCTGTATGACCAGATATGGCTCGGCGGCTACATGTCAGGCGGTGTCGGATTCACAATGTATGCAACACCAGCATACACCAATGATATCCTGGATGACTACTGCTATTGGGGCAAAGAATACGCAGATAAGAAATACGGTGGACCAAGAAAGGCCAAAGCCACAATCGAAGTTGTCAAAGACATCGGCACAGAGGTAACCCTCTACGGTATTGAATCGTATGAGAAGTACCCGACAACACTCGAGGACCACTTCGGAGGCTCGCAGCGCGCTACAGTACTTGCTCTCGCAGCCGGTACTACAGCAGCAGCGGCAACCGGACACAGCAATGCCGGTCTATCCGCATGGTATCTCTCCATGTACCTCCACAAAGAGGCATGGGGCAGACTTGGATTCTACGGATACGATCTGCAGGATCAGTGCGGTGCCACCAACGTGTTCTCGATCGGCTCAGATGAAGGCTGCATAGGCGAATGCAGAGGTGCAAACTACCCGAACTACGCTATGAACGTAGGTCACCAGGGTGGATACACCGCCGTAGTCGCAGCAGCACACGCTGGCACAGATGCCTTCGTTGTGAACCCGTTAGTCAAGACCTGCTTCGCAGATGACCTGGTCAACTTTGACTTCGCGGATCCAAGAGGAGCATTCGGCAAGGCGGCACTCAGAGAGTGGGACCGCTGCGCCGGTGAGAGAGCATTCGTTATCCCAGCAAAGTAA
- a CDS encoding PqqD family peptide modification chaperone: MLTKLLFPPQWIPTQPYLSLPSLTAFLKSNNCNVEQADINIAFFDDLLSKKGMREFYEKAYSKFQDIESKEELPPELQRQYAALSSSILFGESIIDEVDEAKKLLKDKEGFYEIDELFRAFKVLELGLKLASSAYYPTNLTFHSYDMRYSCRSSNDVLSAINDDEENLFIDYFKKNTVADILRNKPDLIGISIINTSQLIPGLTLANLIKKSDGNVHINIGGSVFTRLIPEISHNKELFSVFDSVIVHEGETALLNLISYLKNEFDINSITNLIYRNGSEIRVNELNSQGEDIDQLPTPCFDGFPLDRYFSPELILPVLSSRGCYWRRCTFCDHGYGYSGKYRPRDVDLLYKDLDNLKTKYKTGFFTFQDEGLAPKLVKALSDKLIESSLEISWLADSRFESAFSPELGRKLASAGCKMIYFGLESANERILTCMDKGIKKENVLKICKYSTDAGIWTHLFLIFGFPTETRDEAKETMDFILENNEVIRSMSFGSFQLTRHSKVYENPTAFEVTKVVQDDSIDLSLWFDYEIKSGLSKKETDEIIKEFYSKLSMRYGDFPIWSNLDREHLFLYISHYKKSRDKAPDLSFLIEKAHKKQLKNKPTYIDPANNEYYPFLGEGVFAGRFNFNLAQLIHAMMSGNGLKNKMQRERTNVLFDTDNNRIFTVTDFARDVLDRCDGEHKLSEIIGFIKGKYQMSFPEADSKCRNFLNGLIAKNIICSNTE; encoded by the coding sequence ATGCTTACAAAATTATTATTTCCTCCACAATGGATTCCTACCCAGCCTTATTTAAGTCTTCCATCTCTCACAGCTTTCCTGAAATCCAATAATTGTAACGTTGAACAGGCGGATATCAATATAGCATTCTTTGATGACCTGTTGAGTAAAAAGGGCATGCGTGAATTTTATGAGAAGGCCTATTCTAAATTCCAGGATATTGAATCTAAAGAAGAGTTACCCCCTGAACTCCAGAGGCAATACGCAGCCTTGAGCAGCTCTATACTTTTTGGTGAGAGCATTATTGATGAGGTGGACGAAGCAAAAAAACTATTGAAGGATAAAGAGGGTTTTTACGAGATCGATGAATTATTCAGGGCATTCAAGGTTCTTGAACTTGGCCTCAAGCTTGCATCTTCCGCTTACTATCCCACGAACCTGACCTTTCATTCTTATGACATGCGTTACTCATGCCGTTCGAGCAATGACGTGCTATCAGCAATAAATGATGATGAAGAGAATCTCTTTATAGACTATTTTAAGAAAAACACGGTCGCTGATATCCTGAGAAACAAACCCGATTTAATAGGCATTTCCATTATTAATACAAGCCAACTGATCCCAGGATTGACGCTTGCCAATCTGATTAAGAAATCCGACGGGAATGTTCATATAAACATTGGAGGCAGTGTTTTTACGCGTCTCATCCCTGAGATCAGCCATAATAAAGAACTTTTTTCAGTTTTTGACAGCGTAATCGTCCATGAAGGTGAGACTGCTTTATTGAATCTGATTTCATATTTAAAGAACGAATTCGATATAAATTCCATCACCAATCTCATTTACAGGAATGGTTCTGAAATCAGGGTCAATGAATTAAATTCACAGGGGGAAGACATCGATCAATTGCCAACTCCATGCTTTGATGGTTTCCCTCTGGACCGGTATTTTTCACCGGAACTTATCCTTCCTGTACTTTCTTCAAGGGGATGCTATTGGAGGCGGTGCACTTTTTGCGACCACGGCTATGGTTATTCAGGGAAATACAGGCCAAGGGATGTTGATCTGCTTTACAAAGACCTGGATAACTTAAAGACAAAATATAAGACCGGGTTTTTTACATTCCAGGATGAGGGCCTTGCCCCAAAATTGGTTAAAGCATTATCTGATAAATTAATTGAAAGTTCCCTGGAAATATCGTGGTTAGCCGATTCGAGATTTGAATCAGCGTTTTCTCCCGAACTGGGCAGAAAACTTGCCAGTGCAGGGTGTAAGATGATCTATTTTGGGCTGGAGTCTGCAAATGAACGGATTCTGACATGCATGGATAAGGGAATAAAAAAGGAAAATGTCTTAAAAATCTGCAAATACAGTACAGATGCAGGTATCTGGACGCACCTTTTTTTGATATTCGGATTTCCCACTGAGACCAGGGATGAAGCAAAGGAAACAATGGATTTTATTTTAGAGAACAATGAAGTAATCCGTTCAATGTCATTCGGTAGTTTCCAGCTTACCAGGCACTCAAAGGTTTATGAAAACCCGACAGCTTTTGAGGTTACCAAAGTAGTCCAGGATGACAGTATTGATCTCTCATTATGGTTTGATTATGAAATCAAAAGCGGGCTGTCTAAGAAGGAAACGGATGAGATCATAAAGGAATTCTACAGCAAACTTTCCATGAGGTACGGGGATTTTCCTATATGGAGCAATCTCGACCGGGAGCATCTTTTTCTATATATTTCCCATTACAAGAAGTCAAGGGATAAAGCCCCGGATCTGTCTTTCCTGATCGAAAAAGCCCATAAGAAACAATTAAAGAATAAGCCCACATATATCGATCCTGCAAACAATGAGTATTATCCTTTTCTCGGGGAGGGTGTTTTTGCTGGAAGGTTCAATTTCAATCTGGCACAACTAATCCATGCGATGATGTCAGGAAACGGATTGAAGAACAAGATGCAAAGAGAAAGAACGAATGTATTGTTCGATACCGACAATAACAGGATTTTTACTGTTACTGATTTTGCAAGAGATGTACTTGACAGATGCGATGGTGAACATAAATTATCTGAAATAATAGGATTCATAAAAGGAAAATATCAAATGTCATTTCCTGAAGCGGATTCTAAATGCAGGAACTTTTTGAATGGGCTGATAGCAAAGAATATAATCTGCAGCAATACTGAATAA
- a CDS encoding ATP-dependent DNA helicase: MKREYLSYFPKSSPYPNQLEAMDAIHEALIKKHIVLFEGACGTGKTLSALAPSLHVATQEKKTVVIVTNVHQQMAQFIEEAREIHKQKNIKAIVLKGKMLMCPKPNMDYDSCSLLRDNTYKLLEQEKDSAQLKNEIRSVKDKQKRLKDTGLIELQRELSRESDKYERQMHELQKNSCDKLLQILKNDNDDFRRWLFSGVRTPEEVAEWALSNNSCGYELLKRFMKEADLLICNYHHLLSEDIRTNVLGWMDKGLKDTIVIFDEAHNLESAARSHSSMTLTEIAINRALDEVEADKDILPLQEVETFLRVLLDTLRATYNMRFKFGERERVGSEWYDLRIADPEERVDLFRIKLLKALESAGVKKPEEAIENLRSLGLKIDQSYEKQFIEGKSPVKKISSSLVAATFLSNYMKFSNDRAYYPILSVRRQSNEIYGRLELFTCIPKNVTAPLFDAVHAAVLMSATLAPFETIKATLGIARETCELSFGLTFPKEKRLTIAVSVPPLFAKDRDNPQTKEIVTRVLNDIIEQSDGNVLIFFPSFNEASQYKNRIKCNVPVFLDEVGVSAQAIRDEFFKIGESGKKAVLISYMWGTLTEGVDYKDGRGRTVVIVGVGYPALNDRTRAVESAYEAEFGHGWDYAIEIPTIRKVRQALGRVVRSPDDYGVRVLLDGRYLSSSVKRWGKYSVFNIFPEQERGEIIDVAPERVKYSLMNFFNDVRKNRAQDLKI, from the coding sequence ATGAAACGGGAATACCTCAGTTATTTTCCTAAGAGCTCTCCTTATCCGAACCAGCTGGAAGCCATGGACGCTATCCATGAAGCTCTCATAAAAAAGCATATCGTCCTGTTCGAGGGAGCGTGCGGGACAGGAAAAACCCTGAGCGCCCTTGCTCCGTCTCTCCATGTGGCCACGCAGGAGAAGAAAACAGTAGTCATTGTCACAAATGTCCATCAACAAATGGCCCAGTTCATAGAAGAGGCAAGGGAGATACATAAACAAAAAAATATCAAAGCAATTGTCCTGAAAGGTAAAATGCTGATGTGTCCGAAACCGAATATGGATTATGACTCGTGCAGCCTGCTAAGGGATAATACCTACAAATTGCTTGAGCAGGAAAAAGATTCTGCACAATTGAAGAACGAAATAAGGTCGGTCAAAGACAAGCAAAAGAGGCTTAAAGACACGGGTCTGATAGAACTTCAGCGGGAACTTAGCAGGGAATCAGACAAATATGAAAGGCAGATGCATGAATTGCAGAAAAATTCATGTGACAAGCTCCTTCAAATACTCAAAAATGATAATGATGATTTTCGCAGATGGTTATTCTCAGGAGTAAGGACGCCTGAAGAGGTCGCAGAATGGGCTTTGTCAAATAACAGCTGCGGATATGAATTGTTGAAAAGGTTCATGAAGGAAGCTGATCTTCTTATATGTAATTACCATCACCTGTTAAGCGAAGATATACGCACCAATGTTCTGGGGTGGATGGATAAGGGCCTCAAAGACACCATAGTGATCTTTGATGAAGCCCACAATTTAGAATCCGCCGCTCGATCGCATTCATCAATGACACTCACGGAAATTGCCATTAACAGGGCGCTTGATGAGGTCGAAGCGGATAAAGACATTTTGCCATTACAGGAAGTTGAGACTTTCCTGCGAGTTCTACTTGATACGTTAAGAGCCACCTACAATATGAGGTTCAAATTTGGAGAACGCGAAAGGGTGGGCAGCGAATGGTATGACCTGAGGATAGCTGACCCCGAGGAACGTGTAGATTTATTCAGGATCAAGCTTTTGAAGGCACTGGAGAGCGCGGGCGTCAAAAAGCCGGAAGAAGCAATAGAAAATTTAAGGAGCCTGGGGTTAAAGATCGATCAGTCCTATGAAAAACAATTTATAGAGGGAAAAAGTCCGGTAAAAAAAATATCCAGCAGTCTGGTCGCTGCAACCTTCCTTTCAAATTACATGAAATTCTCAAACGACAGGGCCTATTACCCTATCCTCAGCGTCAGGCGGCAGAGCAATGAGATCTATGGGCGGCTTGAATTATTCACTTGCATTCCGAAAAATGTCACTGCACCCCTATTTGATGCCGTCCATGCAGCTGTGCTAATGTCGGCCACGCTTGCACCTTTTGAGACCATCAAAGCAACGCTCGGGATTGCGCGAGAGACATGTGAATTGTCTTTCGGCCTCACCTTCCCGAAAGAGAAACGTCTTACGATTGCGGTATCAGTCCCTCCTCTTTTTGCAAAGGACAGGGACAATCCCCAGACAAAGGAGATCGTCACGCGGGTTTTGAACGATATAATAGAGCAGTCTGACGGGAACGTATTGATCTTCTTTCCCAGCTTCAATGAGGCCAGCCAGTATAAGAACAGGATAAAATGCAATGTCCCGGTATTCCTGGACGAAGTTGGTGTGTCTGCCCAGGCTATCAGGGATGAGTTCTTCAAAATTGGAGAAAGCGGCAAGAAGGCTGTGCTTATTTCTTATATGTGGGGAACGCTAACGGAAGGAGTGGATTACAAGGATGGGAGAGGAAGAACCGTGGTGATAGTGGGCGTTGGCTACCCTGCCCTGAATGACAGGACACGCGCGGTAGAATCGGCATACGAAGCAGAATTCGGGCACGGCTGGGATTATGCCATCGAGATACCTACGATAAGGAAAGTAAGGCAGGCGCTGGGAAGGGTCGTCCGTTCTCCGGATGATTATGGTGTCAGAGTGCTTCTGGATGGGCGATACTTATCCTCGTCAGTAAAGCGCTGGGGAAAATATTCAGTGTTCAATATTTTTCCGGAACAAGAGCGTGGTGAGATCATTGATGTTGCGCCAGAGCGCGTCAAGTATTCTCTAATGAACTTTTTTAATGATGTCAGGAAAAATAGGGCGCAAGATTTGAAAATTTAG
- a CDS encoding DUF356 domain-containing protein, with amino-acid sequence MEQFKKQGEKTINSLAVVRADEMSKVKTALCDLVRYARLTFADKARRLEPAFADNILVHVMKSPLRSCCEAASIVPLNEEASAAIGRLRKIHPPAHVIIVSPRHEIFHELVNYVDILPEIDLTLEPKAEFEPVQVPVEAKF; translated from the coding sequence ATGGAACAATTTAAAAAACAGGGGGAAAAAACGATTAATTCATTAGCTGTTGTAAGAGCTGATGAGATGTCAAAAGTCAAAACAGCTTTGTGCGACCTAGTTCGATATGCCCGTTTGACTTTTGCAGATAAGGCACGAAGACTTGAACCTGCTTTTGCGGACAATATCCTTGTCCATGTCATGAAAAGCCCATTGAGGTCATGCTGCGAAGCGGCATCCATAGTGCCTTTGAATGAGGAAGCAAGCGCTGCGATAGGGAGGCTTCGGAAAATCCATCCGCCGGCACATGTTATAATCGTTAGTCCAAGACACGAAATATTCCACGAACTTGTCAACTATGTGGACATATTGCCGGAAATTGACCTCACACTGGAACCAAAGGCTGAGTTCGAACCTGTCCAGGTGCCAGTCGAAGCAAAATTCTGA
- a CDS encoding tRNA CCA-pyrophosphorylase has product MTLKVTLITGRTINQGANLENKTSSDYLEATAYCELNSKDLALLGKSGEHVRVKTAHGDVVVKLKENNGNPDGLAFIPMGPWANAVVDPDTKGCGMPGFKGIPADIECKDKKILLMKELIARYKQ; this is encoded by the coding sequence ATGACATTAAAGGTAACTTTGATAACAGGAAGAACAATCAATCAGGGAGCAAATCTTGAAAACAAAACCTCTTCTGATTATCTTGAAGCCACGGCTTATTGTGAGTTGAATTCCAAGGATTTGGCACTTTTAGGAAAATCCGGGGAACATGTAAGGGTTAAGACAGCCCATGGGGATGTAGTGGTGAAATTGAAGGAAAACAACGGCAATCCCGATGGACTGGCATTCATCCCAATGGGCCCGTGGGCAAACGCAGTGGTTGACCCTGATACTAAGGGCTGCGGGATGCCAGGATTCAAGGGTATTCCGGCAGATATAGAGTGTAAGGATAAGAAAATACTTTTAATGAAAGAACTGATTGCGAGGTATAAGCAATGA
- a CDS encoding formylmethanofuran dehydrogenase subunit B codes for MTTVITDALCPFCGCTCDDITIVVEDNKIIEAKHACKLGAAKIMGHHRIKAPMMRSDKNSDFKEVSYEEAIDAAARIFAKSKRPLMYGWASTLCEVHKKGILLAEDLGAIIDNTATVCHGPSTLAVHEKGLPTSTLGQIKNRADVVVFWGSNPVHAHPRHMGRYSVFARGFFSDKGRKGRKIIVVDVRKTDTANVADEYIQVQQGSDYLVVSALRAILSGHTDVVPESVGGVPKEQLAKLVETLKAAKFGAIFFGMGLTQSASRYKNIDNAISLTFELNSFTKYVIMPMRGHYNVTGFGQVCTWETGYATAVDFSRGAPYYNPGETASNDVLYRKEVDAAMIIAGDAGAHFPANSVRHLAKIPVVQIDPYWNPTTEISNVVIPTAICGVEVEGTAYRMDGVSLRYRKMIEPTHPTDLEVLERIHERVRELRGE; via the coding sequence ATGACGACAGTAATAACCGATGCCCTTTGCCCATTTTGCGGCTGCACGTGCGACGATATCACGATTGTGGTGGAGGATAATAAGATAATAGAGGCAAAACACGCCTGCAAGCTCGGTGCTGCAAAAATAATGGGGCATCACAGGATAAAAGCGCCAATGATGCGGTCCGACAAAAACAGCGATTTCAAGGAAGTCTCGTACGAAGAGGCGATCGATGCGGCAGCCAGGATATTTGCCAAATCAAAAAGACCTCTGATGTATGGCTGGGCGTCGACGCTATGTGAGGTTCATAAAAAAGGTATCCTTCTTGCCGAGGATCTGGGCGCAATCATAGATAACACAGCTACTGTTTGTCATGGCCCTTCAACGCTCGCAGTCCATGAGAAGGGCCTACCGACTTCCACTCTTGGCCAGATAAAGAACCGGGCCGATGTTGTTGTATTCTGGGGGAGCAACCCCGTACACGCCCATCCAAGACATATGGGACGCTATTCCGTTTTCGCCAGGGGATTTTTCTCGGATAAAGGAAGAAAGGGGCGCAAAATAATCGTTGTGGATGTGCGAAAGACCGATACTGCAAATGTAGCCGATGAATATATTCAGGTGCAGCAGGGCAGCGATTATCTGGTGGTTTCGGCTCTCCGTGCGATACTATCAGGACACACAGACGTAGTCCCGGAGTCGGTCGGAGGTGTGCCGAAAGAACAGCTCGCAAAACTTGTGGAGACATTGAAAGCAGCGAAGTTCGGCGCGATCTTTTTCGGCATGGGTCTCACCCAGAGTGCGTCCAGGTATAAGAATATCGATAACGCCATTTCTCTCACATTTGAATTGAACTCATTTACAAAATACGTTATCATGCCGATGCGAGGACATTATAATGTAACTGGCTTCGGGCAGGTCTGTACCTGGGAAACAGGTTATGCCACTGCGGTGGATTTCTCGCGCGGGGCACCGTACTACAACCCTGGCGAGACAGCCTCCAACGATGTCCTTTACAGGAAAGAAGTAGATGCAGCAATGATCATTGCGGGGGACGCAGGAGCTCATTTCCCGGCAAACTCGGTCCGCCACCTTGCGAAGATACCTGTGGTGCAGATTGATCCTTACTGGAATCCCACCACAGAGATCTCCAATGTGGTGATACCAACGGCCATATGCGGCGTTGAGGTAGAGGGCACGGCTTACAGGATGGATGGGGTTTCTTTGCGTTACAGGAAGATGATAGAACCAACACATCCAACAGATCTTGAGGTACTTGAAAGAATACACGAACGTGTCAGAGAATTAAGGGGTGAGTAA